DNA sequence from the Candidatus Aramenus sp. CH1 genome:
GATATTCGTGGCATCGGTGGTGGTAGTGCCTAGGGTGGCGAACAGGATAAGCGAGAAGTACGTGGAGGAGTTCCCTTTCCTCCTCCTTTTCGGCTTAACCTTGGTCATGGTCTCCTTGGGCTTCTCCTCAATTATCGCCGCCTTCATAGCTGGGGTCTCGCTGGCCAACAGCTCCAAGAGCGAAAAGGTGAAGGAAGTAAGCCAAGTCCTCTTGAGCGTCTTCGGCTCCTTGTTCTTCGTGGTGACTGGGGCAGAGGTTAACCTGTTGGAGGTCAGCCTGCAGACCGTTGAGCTCTCGCTAGCCCTCACTGGAGTCGCAGTGGCCTTCAAGTGGCTAGGGGTATTCCCCTTTGCCTACCTCAAGCTGAGGAACCTCAAGCTTGCCAACTTGGTCTCGGTGGGCATGGTGCCGAGGGGTGAGACGGGCCTCGTGGTCGCCTCCCTGGGGGCTTCCCTTGGTGTGCTCGATCAAATGGAGTTCGGAAGCACCGTGCTCATGTCCATCTTTACCACCTTGATAGGGGCAGTGACATTCAAGTACCTGGCAAAGGGGCTTAAGTGAGAGGAGTTGGTCAAGCTCCCGACTTAACGCTATAGTGCAACTGGTCCAAAGAGGCTTTTGACGAGCGCTCTCACGGGAGCTCAGCCTTAATTCCTCCAGCCGCAATTACCACATATGAGGGTACGCGAAGTAAACCTCGGCTTCGTGAAGTCCTTCATCTTTGGACACCGAAGAAGGACTAGTGATTGTTGACGCGGGGCTTAAGAGTAGCGGAGAGAAGATGCTCAAGACTTTGGACAACCTAGGAAAAAGGAGAGAAGAGGTGAATTACGTGGTGTTCACTCACTCCCACGGCGACCACATTGGGAGTGCCTCGGAGCTCAGGAAGTCCTTAAACGCCAAGTTCGGCATAG
Encoded proteins:
- a CDS encoding MBL fold metallo-hydrolase, with the protein product MDTEEGLVIVDAGLKSSGEKMLKTLDNLGKRREEVNYVVFTHSHGDHIGSASELRKSLNAKFGIEDGGRRFLEEGGGENR